Proteins co-encoded in one Candidatus Woesearchaeota archaeon genomic window:
- a CDS encoding SurA N-terminal domain-containing protein has protein sequence MKKTTKSTSVKKARIIYEGKPRQKGSITTIILSILIIILAVYMLSSGTFFLLKQPLFTTSQTNNSLLVTVNNEPIYSSDLDEQWNALPLEVKKEFSRADVLDKMVEEQILLQEARQQNITVTDEEVAAFIEQQLVIMGLTPELFAEYLDLQGVTKEEITELYREQLTILKLFEKAMPATPPVSDEAITAYYTAHQTDFFQKETTTIRHLFTEINEQFNESQAQERVNTILGLLKGNFSNYCALVANYSMDLGSAQNCGEYTFVKGELDNPTFDASFAMDVGTLQVFNSSAGIHIMLKTNETPAKQLELNDQILLLPNKPTLKTLIADALREEEMQAAYETYVATLVAKSNITYEIKELTQPATIALEAPQDVNNTNLTI, from the coding sequence GTGAAAAAAACAACAAAATCTACTAGCGTAAAAAAAGCACGAATTATTTATGAAGGAAAACCACGGCAAAAAGGAAGCATAACAACTATTATTTTAAGTATACTCATCATCATTTTAGCGGTTTATATGCTTAGCAGCGGAACATTTTTCTTGCTTAAACAACCACTTTTTACTACCTCACAAACAAACAACAGCCTTCTAGTTACTGTAAACAACGAACCCATCTATAGCTCCGATTTAGATGAACAATGGAACGCGCTACCTCTTGAAGTAAAAAAAGAATTTAGTCGAGCAGATGTTTTAGATAAAATGGTTGAAGAACAAATTTTGCTCCAAGAAGCAAGGCAACAAAATATTACTGTTACTGACGAAGAAGTGGCTGCATTTATTGAACAACAGCTTGTTATTATGGGTCTTACACCAGAACTCTTCGCTGAATACCTTGATTTACAAGGCGTTACCAAAGAAGAAATCACTGAACTTTATAGAGAACAACTTACCATCCTTAAACTCTTTGAAAAAGCGATGCCAGCCACACCCCCTGTGAGTGATGAAGCTATTACTGCATATTATACAGCACATCAAACAGACTTTTTTCAAAAAGAAACAACAACAATACGACATTTATTTACAGAAATCAATGAACAGTTTAACGAAAGCCAAGCACAAGAACGAGTAAATACTATTTTAGGTCTGCTAAAGGGCAATTTTAGTAATTATTGTGCGCTGGTAGCTAATTACAGTATGGATTTAGGAAGTGCGCAGAACTGCGGCGAATACACCTTTGTTAAAGGAGAACTTGATAATCCAACATTTGACGCATCATTTGCTATGGACGTGGGTACACTTCAAGTATTTAATAGTAGTGCAGGAATACATATCATGCTAAAAACTAATGAAACGCCTGCTAAACAGCTCGAACTTAACGATCAAATCTTGCTTCTGCCAAATAAACCAACATTAAAAACATTAATTGCAGATGCACTTAGAGAAGAAGAAATGCAAGCGGCATATGAGACATATGTTGCCACGCTTGTTGCAAAAAGCAATATCACCTACGAAATTAAAGAATTAACCCAGCCAGCAACAATTGCTTTAGAAGCCCCACAAGACGTGAACAACACAAATCTAACAATATAG
- a CDS encoding DNA primase, whose translation MAKIAQVSSKYIIHSTINIDGVVDRPDVIGAIFGQTEGLLGEDLELRELQKSGRIGRIEVNTDTKNGKTTGEIIIPSSLDKAETAIIGAALEVIQRIGPCNAKIQVSNIEDIRISKRKFVIDRAKSLLKELVDGVMPDSQELADEVAYSVRVAEITEFGKERLSAGPNIDDSDDIIVVEGRADVLNLLKYGFKNAIAVGGTGIPKTIIDLCKQKTVTVFVDGDRGGDLIIRELTSQTEIDFVAKAPDGKEVEELTKKEIHKGLRGQIAIEQIHLEAANGHDAKPQRRDNRDTQRADRRGNDRRDTRTSRDTRSTDRRSQTNSRNEGTNNRRSNKEPTADEKEKFNSMLEDLIGTRGAYILDKGLQILGKIPVSELESTVKSLNNTIHAIVFDGDITKELLDVSEKSNVSFLIGMSSKVTASGRTKILTPEQLA comes from the coding sequence ATGGCAAAAATAGCACAAGTCTCATCAAAATATATCATTCATTCAACCATTAACATCGACGGAGTTGTTGATCGACCAGACGTTATCGGAGCAATCTTTGGACAAACAGAAGGATTACTCGGCGAAGACCTAGAACTTCGAGAACTTCAAAAATCAGGCCGAATAGGACGAATTGAAGTAAATACAGATACAAAAAATGGTAAAACAACAGGAGAAATTATTATTCCAAGCAGCCTTGATAAAGCAGAAACAGCAATTATCGGTGCAGCACTGGAAGTTATTCAACGAATAGGACCATGCAATGCAAAAATCCAAGTTAGCAATATCGAAGATATAAGAATTTCAAAACGAAAATTCGTGATTGATAGAGCAAAAAGCTTACTTAAAGAACTTGTCGATGGCGTTATGCCCGACTCCCAAGAATTAGCAGATGAAGTGGCATACTCTGTACGCGTTGCAGAAATCACGGAATTTGGCAAAGAACGATTATCAGCAGGACCAAATATTGACGATTCAGACGATATCATTGTTGTTGAAGGACGAGCAGATGTTCTTAATTTACTCAAATACGGATTTAAAAATGCAATAGCTGTAGGAGGAACAGGAATTCCAAAAACAATCATTGATTTATGTAAACAAAAAACAGTTACTGTTTTTGTTGATGGCGACCGAGGAGGAGATTTAATCATCCGAGAACTTACCAGCCAAACGGAAATTGATTTTGTCGCTAAAGCACCAGATGGCAAAGAAGTCGAAGAACTCACTAAAAAAGAAATTCATAAAGGACTTCGAGGACAAATAGCTATTGAGCAAATTCATCTTGAAGCTGCAAATGGGCATGACGCTAAACCACAACGACGAGACAATAGAGACACTCAACGAGCAGACCGACGAGGAAACGATCGACGAGACACCAGAACAAGTAGAGATACACGAAGTACGGATAGACGAAGTCAAACGAATTCTCGTAACGAAGGAACAAACAATCGACGAAGCAACAAAGAACCAACCGCTGATGAAAAAGAAAAATTTAATTCCATGCTTGAAGATTTAATCGGTACAAGAGGCGCATACATCCTTGATAAAGGATTACAAATTCTGGGAAAAATTCCTGTTAGCGAATTAGAAAGTACAGTGAAAAGTTTAAACAACACCATTCATGCAATTGTCTTTGATGGCGATATTACCAAAGAATTACTTGATGTTAGCGAAAAAAGTAATGTCTCATTCCTTATTGGCATGAGTAGCAAAGTAACCGCTAGCGGACGAACAAAAATTCTCACGCCAGAACAATTAGCATAA
- a CDS encoding replication factor C large subunit: MEPFFLHRPDNLSGIIGQDEAIKQMKEFFKYFQKGKGLFLFGPPGVGKTASVYAYATQHNYEILELNASDARNQATLKEFLSNATGQASLFGNKKIILLDEVDGLSGTKDRGAPSVIADFIKRSTFPMVMTGVNVFDKKFSSLKKTSMTIQFNSLATNDVVTVLQGACMRAKINCDEKILKTLARQTAGDARGALNDLFAYLIIKDASTTDMDVRRKTQELGDVLVRVFKSTDPDVVFGSYDYVNEDLDKIFLWVDENLPKEYTKPIDVAKAYETLSLADIFFGRIRRWQYYRYYAYCYLLLSVGIALSKDEKSVTEPNYHQPTRLLRYWQANMMYAKRKVIIEKIADKMRISKRRALQDVYPFLLNALAHNAPLQDELELDKEEVAWLKKQVA, encoded by the coding sequence ATGGAACCCTTCTTTTTACATCGTCCCGACAATCTCTCAGGAATAATTGGTCAAGATGAAGCAATCAAGCAAATGAAAGAGTTTTTTAAGTATTTTCAAAAAGGTAAGGGTTTGTTTTTGTTTGGTCCTCCTGGTGTTGGCAAAACTGCAAGCGTGTATGCTTATGCAACGCAGCATAATTATGAAATTTTAGAGCTCAATGCAAGTGATGCACGAAATCAAGCAACGCTAAAAGAGTTTCTTTCTAATGCAACAGGACAAGCAAGTTTATTTGGTAATAAAAAAATTATTCTTCTTGATGAAGTTGATGGTCTTTCTGGCACAAAGGACAGGGGCGCGCCAAGCGTTATTGCTGATTTTATTAAACGTTCAACATTTCCTATGGTGATGACGGGCGTTAATGTGTTTGATAAGAAATTTTCTTCTCTTAAAAAAACAAGTATGACTATTCAATTTAATTCTTTAGCAACAAATGATGTGGTGACTGTTCTGCAAGGTGCATGCATGCGAGCAAAAATTAATTGTGATGAAAAAATTCTCAAAACGCTTGCGCGTCAAACTGCAGGCGATGCTCGTGGGGCATTAAATGACTTATTTGCTTATCTTATTATAAAGGATGCGTCAACAACTGATATGGATGTGCGAAGAAAAACACAAGAACTTGGCGATGTGCTAGTGCGTGTGTTTAAGTCAACAGATCCTGATGTTGTCTTTGGTTCATATGATTATGTAAATGAAGATTTAGATAAAATTTTTTTGTGGGTGGATGAAAACCTACCTAAGGAGTATACAAAACCAATTGATGTTGCAAAAGCTTACGAAACATTATCTTTAGCCGATATCTTCTTTGGTCGTATTCGTCGTTGGCAGTATTATCGGTATTATGCCTATTGTTATCTTTTATTATCTGTGGGTATTGCGCTTTCTAAAGATGAAAAATCTGTTACGGAGCCAAATTATCATCAACCGACAAGATTGCTTCGTTATTGGCAAGCAAACATGATGTATGCAAAAAGAAAAGTTATTATTGAAAAAATTGCAGATAAAATGCGTATTTCAAAAAGACGTGCATTACAAGATGTGTATCCTTTCCTTCTTAATGCTTTAGCGCATAATGCTCCTTTGCAAGATGAATTAGAACTTGATAAAGAAGAAGTTGCGTGGCTTAAAAAACAAGTAGCTTAG
- a CDS encoding redox-regulated ATPase YchF — protein MIIGIVGKPSVGKSTFFKAATLSEVEIANYPFTTIKPNHAVGFVKIKDAAQEPAFGKIANPRMGYVQGIWRFVPVDLIDVAGLVPDAHKGEGMGGQFLSDLNQADALIHVIDVSGSVNERGEPVEAGSYDPANDIKFLEIELNYWYLDILKKGWEKAARVVQQEKKEPFIAIAKQMTGVGVTEDIAKAALKTLGLTEKPAPTWTEEELFTLANILRSKTKPMIISANKCDQPAGKKNYERLKIEFPNYTIIPTSAEAELALREAAKKELINYLPGEQDFTITDKGTTVMSEAQQQALTFIKQNILQEFEQGSGIQAILNTTVFDVLHMKAIHPGGVGKLEDSDGNTLPDCFLMKKDATALDFAYRLHTDFGKNFIKAIDVRTKLPVGKDHVLKHLDIIEIMSSK, from the coding sequence ATGATTATAGGAATTGTAGGAAAACCAAGCGTAGGCAAAAGCACGTTTTTTAAAGCAGCAACACTATCAGAAGTAGAAATAGCGAATTATCCATTCACCACCATAAAGCCAAATCATGCCGTGGGTTTTGTCAAAATAAAAGATGCAGCGCAAGAACCAGCATTTGGAAAAATAGCGAATCCGCGCATGGGTTATGTACAAGGCATTTGGCGATTTGTTCCTGTAGATCTTATTGATGTTGCAGGACTTGTTCCGGACGCGCATAAAGGCGAAGGTATGGGTGGACAATTTCTTAGCGACCTGAATCAAGCAGACGCACTCATCCACGTGATTGACGTCAGTGGCAGTGTGAATGAACGAGGCGAACCAGTTGAAGCCGGAAGCTATGACCCTGCAAACGATATCAAATTCTTAGAAATAGAACTTAATTATTGGTATTTAGATATCCTTAAGAAAGGATGGGAAAAAGCCGCACGCGTTGTGCAGCAAGAAAAAAAAGAACCATTCATTGCAATCGCTAAACAAATGACAGGTGTTGGCGTGACCGAAGACATTGCAAAAGCAGCACTTAAAACACTTGGTCTTACTGAAAAACCAGCACCTACCTGGACTGAAGAAGAACTCTTTACACTTGCAAATATTCTTCGAAGCAAAACAAAACCAATGATTATTTCAGCAAACAAATGCGATCAACCAGCCGGCAAAAAAAACTATGAGCGACTTAAAATAGAATTTCCCAATTATACTATTATTCCAACGAGTGCTGAAGCAGAGCTAGCGCTTCGAGAAGCAGCAAAAAAAGAATTAATTAATTATTTACCTGGAGAACAAGATTTCACCATTACCGATAAAGGAACAACAGTAATGAGTGAAGCGCAACAACAAGCACTTACATTTATTAAACAAAATATTCTTCAAGAATTTGAGCAAGGAAGCGGCATTCAAGCAATACTTAATACGACCGTCTTTGATGTGCTGCATATGAAAGCGATACATCCAGGAGGCGTAGGCAAACTAGAAGACAGCGATGGCAATACACTTCCTGATTGTTTCTTGATGAAAAAAGACGCAACAGCACTTGATTTTGCTTACCGATTACATACTGACTTTGGAAAGAACTTTATTAAGGCAATTGATGTTCGAACAAAACTACCTGTTGGAAAAGATCATGTGCTTAAACACCTTGATATAATTGAGATTATGTCTTCGAAATAA